The genomic DNA TGGAGCTGGTCAAGCAGAAGTCCATGGACAACCCGGTCTACTACGTGCAGTACGCTCATGCCCGCATCTGCTCGCTGAACCGCAAGGCCGCCGAGGCGGGTGTGGAAACCGCCGTCGTCTCCCCGGCCTCCCTGGCCCTGCTCAATACAGAGTATGATCTTGAGATGCTTCGGATGCTGGACCAGTACCCGGACTATGTGGAGTCTGCCGCACGGACCCAGAGCCCGCATCTGATCGCCACATATTTGCAGGACCTTGCTTCAAAACTTCATAGGTACTATACCAATTGCCATGTGCTCAGCGCCGAGCCCGAAGTGGCTTCGGCACGGCTCATGCTGCTCGGTTGCGTGGCCGGTGTGGTCGCCGACGGACTGGCCCTGCTGGGCGTCAACGCTCCGGAATCCATGTAAGGGCCATTGGGCCGAAAGCGAATACGGACGACTGCCATGGCTGAAAAAATGGAACCCAAATACAAGGTCAAAGTGCCCAGGCTCAACGCGGCCAAGAAGAAGTTCGACTTCTCCCTGTCCCTGCCCGGCATGATAAGCGCCGTGGGCGCGGGCGTGCTGGCTCTGACCTTCTTTTTTATCATGGGCATCCTCATTGGGCGCGGCTACCGGCCAGAGGCCGACGTGCCGCCCCTGCAGGACATCATGCCCAGCGCCGAGCACGGCCGGTTGGCCGAGGAGGCTTCGCCGCCCAAGGTCCTGACTCTTGAGGAGCTGGACTATCAGGATCGGCTCAAGGCCTCCCCCCAGCAGATGTTGGATACTCCGGTCGAGGAACCGAAGACTGCGCCCAAGCCCAAGCCTAAGCCTGAACCCAAGCCCGAGGTTAAGCCCGAGGCGGCACCCGCCAAGGCGGAGACTGCCGCGCCTGTCCCGGTCCAGCCGGGCGAGCCGGTCTTTGATTACGTGTATCAGGTGGCTTCATTCCGCAAGGCGGAAATGGCCCGTAGCCTGAGCGCCAAGCTCTCCGCCGCGGGGCTGAACTCCCGGGTCGAGTCCGGCGAGGCCAAGGGGTCCACCTGGCTCCGTGTCCAGGTGGTGCATCGGGGCACTCCGGCCTCCACTTCACAGATGAAGACTGTGCTCGCGAAATACGGCATCGACAAGCCGTTGCTCAAGAAGAAGTCCGCCGTCCAGTAAGGACGAAAGAACGTATCGAGCCGCCCGCATTTGCGGCAATGTCAAAAAAAAAGGCCGGACCCTGAATTCCCAGGGGCCGGCCTTTTCTTGTGAAGTCGTTTAGGCGTTTTGCGGGGTGTGCTCCTTCCGGAACAGGTGCTTCGCCAGGTAGATGAACGGGGTGTCCAGAGCTGCCACCACGACCTTGATGATGTAGGTGGAGATCAGGATTTCCATGAATACGTTCATGGGGAAAACGCCCCAGAAGGCGATGACGCAGAAAATCGCCGAGTCCAGGAGTTGGCTCAGCATGGTCGAGGCGTTGTTGCGCAGCCACAGGTATTTTTCGCCGGTGCGCTCCCGGATGGCGTGGAACGCCCAGACGTCGTGCAGTTGGGAGACCAGGTAGGCGGC from Pseudodesulfovibrio thermohalotolerans includes the following:
- a CDS encoding SPOR domain-containing protein — its product is MAEKMEPKYKVKVPRLNAAKKKFDFSLSLPGMISAVGAGVLALTFFFIMGILIGRGYRPEADVPPLQDIMPSAEHGRLAEEASPPKVLTLEELDYQDRLKASPQQMLDTPVEEPKTAPKPKPKPEPKPEVKPEAAPAKAETAAPVPVQPGEPVFDYVYQVASFRKAEMARSLSAKLSAAGLNSRVESGEAKGSTWLRVQVVHRGTPASTSQMKTVLAKYGIDKPLLKKKSAVQ